The Nitrospira sp. KM1 genome includes a window with the following:
- a CDS encoding nucleoside triphosphate pyrophosphatase, which yields MRVILASTSPRRRELLGLLGVRFEIRDPPFEERVAFDLSARDLAKSFSLGKAYSVATSDPEAVVIGSDTLIEFDGSVLGKPRDLVDAAHMLERMAGCQHAVHTAVTIVRGAVGLAETVTSTALVLMKPFDPDLHRRYLETTDSLGKAGSYSVQGPGSELISDLKGDYTTVVGLPLRVVAGLLARAGIAVPVDVDTLYESTPHGTWARFHQSSHS from the coding sequence ATGCGGGTGATTCTGGCGTCGACATCTCCGCGCCGGCGAGAATTGTTGGGTCTTCTCGGTGTCAGATTTGAGATCCGAGATCCCCCCTTCGAGGAGCGCGTCGCATTTGATCTCTCCGCACGGGATTTGGCCAAGTCGTTTTCGCTCGGCAAGGCATATTCTGTGGCCACCTCCGATCCGGAAGCCGTGGTGATTGGCAGTGACACGCTGATTGAGTTCGACGGCAGCGTGTTGGGAAAGCCGCGCGATCTTGTGGACGCAGCCCACATGCTCGAGCGGATGGCGGGTTGTCAGCATGCGGTGCATACGGCGGTGACGATCGTCAGGGGCGCCGTAGGGTTGGCCGAGACGGTCACCTCGACCGCTCTGGTCCTTATGAAGCCCTTCGATCCTGACCTACACCGTCGATATCTTGAGACCACTGACAGTCTGGGAAAAGCCGGAAGTTATTCTGTGCAGGGCCCGGGCAGCGAACTCATCTCGGACCTTAAAGGAGATTATACGACCGTCGTCGGACTGCCGCTTCGCGTGGTCGCCGGATTGCTTGCACGGGCCGGAATAGCCGTACCCGTCGATGTCGATACATTGTATGAGAGCACGCCACACGGCACGTGGGCGCGGTTCCATCAGTCCTCGCACTCCTGA
- a CDS encoding 5-(carboxyamino)imidazole ribonucleotide synthase, whose protein sequence is MTGDIVKPGAVLGVLGGGQLGAMFASAARRMGYHVAVWDPDASAPAHRLATHSFSQPFTDQATLDSFSRLASVATYEWENVPVTLCERLEARTPLRPSSAILKIIQDRLVQKNYLSAQGFPVPAYAPVLSPSGLQDAVGQIGAPAICKTCTAGYDGKGQWKILQLTDVSAIEPALRKMDREGVSWIVENMIPFERELSILIARDSHGQSVRYPVAQNEHVDGILRTTIVPADIPPAIASRAADLATEVIDRLNGVGMFCIELFQMANGELLINEIAPRPHNSGHYTLEACTVSQFEQQVRALCNLPLGEVRLLSVAAMVNLIGQDVTSTTTSNGCVAVMTIPGAVLHLYGKQEVRPQRKMGHVTILADDAETVRKRVHRLYDVLSSQSVR, encoded by the coding sequence GTGACTGGAGACATCGTCAAGCCGGGAGCCGTACTCGGAGTCCTCGGGGGAGGACAGCTCGGGGCCATGTTTGCCAGTGCAGCCCGCCGCATGGGGTATCACGTCGCGGTGTGGGACCCGGATGCCAGCGCTCCGGCCCATCGACTCGCTACCCATTCCTTTTCTCAACCTTTTACGGATCAAGCGACCTTGGATTCGTTCTCTCGCCTTGCATCCGTTGCCACGTACGAGTGGGAGAATGTCCCCGTGACGCTCTGCGAGCGGCTGGAGGCGCGCACCCCACTTCGTCCCTCGAGTGCAATTCTGAAAATTATTCAAGACCGCCTGGTTCAAAAAAACTATTTATCGGCGCAGGGGTTTCCCGTTCCAGCCTACGCTCCCGTTCTATCACCGTCTGGGCTCCAAGACGCAGTCGGCCAGATTGGCGCACCCGCCATCTGCAAGACATGTACGGCCGGATACGATGGCAAAGGACAATGGAAAATCCTCCAACTGACGGATGTATCAGCCATTGAGCCCGCACTGCGTAAAATGGATCGGGAAGGAGTGAGCTGGATCGTAGAAAATATGATCCCGTTTGAACGGGAACTTTCCATCCTCATTGCCCGAGACTCTCACGGACAGTCGGTAAGATATCCCGTCGCACAGAATGAACATGTAGATGGCATCCTGCGCACAACGATCGTCCCTGCGGACATACCTCCGGCGATTGCGTCCCGCGCCGCAGATCTGGCGACCGAGGTGATTGACCGGCTCAACGGCGTCGGCATGTTTTGCATAGAGTTGTTTCAGATGGCAAATGGCGAATTGCTGATCAATGAAATCGCACCCCGCCCGCATAACTCGGGACATTATACCCTCGAGGCCTGTACGGTCTCGCAGTTTGAGCAACAGGTTCGTGCGCTGTGTAACTTACCTTTGGGAGAAGTGCGATTGTTGAGTGTAGCTGCTATGGTGAACCTCATAGGTCAAGATGTCACAAGCACGACAACTTCAAACGGATGTGTGGCGGTTATGACAATCCCCGGTGCCGTACTACATCTCTACGGGAAGCAGGAGGTGCGCCCCCAAAGAAAAATGGGGCATGTCACGATACTCGCCGATGATGCCGAAACCGTCCGAAAGCGGGTCCACCGCCTCTACGACGTTTTGTCCAGCCAATCGGTACGGTAG
- a CDS encoding rhomboid family intramembrane serine protease has product MIPLSDDNPTERTPFITVAFIAACVLVYVYQVNLSSQTGEQFIFEYGAIPAVVFGQVDAPGNLPHVSAFSTLITSMFLHGSWMHLLGNMLYLWVFGNNIEDVMGSGRYAIFYVTCGIFAALGHALTDPTSTIPMVGASGAISGILGAYILLFPRAHVLVLMPGFGTARIAAGIVLGMWFVMQILSGGMSIGREGGGVAFFAHIGGFLAGTSLIGVFKRPDVRFFSPGRMNRWD; this is encoded by the coding sequence ATGATTCCGCTCAGCGATGACAATCCAACCGAACGAACTCCGTTCATTACCGTCGCATTCATCGCCGCTTGCGTTTTGGTGTATGTCTATCAGGTCAATCTGTCCTCCCAGACAGGGGAACAGTTCATCTTCGAATATGGGGCTATTCCGGCGGTCGTGTTTGGCCAGGTCGATGCCCCGGGAAACCTTCCCCATGTGTCCGCATTCTCCACTTTGATCACCAGCATGTTCTTGCATGGAAGCTGGATGCACCTACTGGGGAACATGCTGTACCTTTGGGTGTTCGGGAATAATATCGAAGACGTGATGGGATCTGGCCGATACGCGATTTTTTATGTGACGTGCGGCATATTCGCTGCATTGGGTCATGCGTTGACCGATCCGACATCGACCATTCCGATGGTAGGTGCGAGCGGAGCTATTTCCGGGATTCTGGGTGCGTACATTCTCCTATTTCCGCGAGCGCACGTGCTCGTATTGATGCCGGGATTCGGCACGGCACGGATTGCTGCTGGCATCGTTCTCGGGATGTGGTTTGTGATGCAAATCTTGAGCGGAGGGATGAGTATCGGACGCGAGGGTGGCGGTGTAGCATTTTTTGCTCACATCGGCGGGTTCCTCGCCGGCACGAGCCTGATCGGAGTATTTAAACGCCCAGATGTCCGGTTCTTTTCTCCCGGTCGCATGAATCGATGGGACTGA
- a CDS encoding tRNA-dihydrouridine synthase: MNFWATLPRPIIGLSPMDGVTDASFRHVVAIQGKPDVSFTEFTHVHDVCRGPEFLLDSLIYDEIERPIVAQLYGKDPDLFYQAAHAVCALGFDGLDINMGCPSRNVASSGSGAGLIRTPDLARTIIQATRQGIDDWVGGQSMESAGIKPARAEAIHRMNQRRGSMPGKRRSIPVSVKTRLGYDEVIVEHWVEHLITEHPCAISLHGRTLQQMYRGQADWEAIARAAQVVKGTGILLFGNGDVQNLTEVVQRVRETRVDGVLIGRGALGAPWLFREKERARLHLHQDTPMVAESSVLPLSERFQVLLEHARHFEHVHGVSQFRRMRKHLGWYCTGFPHAAALRASMFRLSSVAGVEQVLLDYRVNHTSDTSTVPIKTSLDPEEALTLPVSRCG; the protein is encoded by the coding sequence ATGAATTTTTGGGCGACATTGCCAAGACCGATTATTGGTCTCTCTCCAATGGACGGAGTCACGGACGCATCGTTCCGACATGTTGTAGCCATTCAAGGGAAGCCGGACGTGTCCTTTACTGAATTTACCCACGTGCATGATGTCTGCAGGGGGCCGGAATTTCTTCTGGACTCTCTGATCTATGATGAGATCGAACGCCCTATCGTGGCTCAACTGTATGGCAAAGACCCAGATCTGTTTTATCAAGCCGCCCATGCGGTCTGCGCCTTGGGATTCGACGGATTGGATATTAATATGGGTTGTCCGTCGCGTAATGTGGCCTCATCGGGATCGGGAGCAGGCCTCATTCGCACGCCAGATTTGGCCCGGACCATTATCCAGGCGACTCGTCAGGGTATTGACGACTGGGTGGGCGGGCAAAGCATGGAATCGGCGGGTATAAAGCCGGCGAGGGCTGAAGCCATCCATCGAATGAATCAGCGGCGGGGGTCGATGCCAGGTAAGAGGAGGTCGATACCTGTTTCTGTCAAAACTCGCCTCGGCTATGACGAAGTTATCGTTGAGCACTGGGTTGAGCATCTGATCACAGAACATCCCTGTGCAATTTCACTGCACGGAAGAACGCTTCAGCAGATGTACCGTGGGCAGGCGGATTGGGAGGCGATCGCGAGAGCCGCACAGGTCGTCAAGGGAACCGGTATCCTCCTCTTTGGAAATGGTGACGTGCAGAATCTGACGGAAGTCGTGCAGCGAGTTCGTGAAACCCGTGTTGACGGCGTGTTGATCGGACGCGGGGCGCTGGGGGCCCCATGGTTGTTCCGGGAGAAAGAGCGTGCAAGGTTGCACCTTCATCAGGACACCCCGATGGTTGCAGAATCGTCCGTCCTTCCGCTTTCCGAACGATTCCAAGTTCTGCTGGAGCATGCCCGTCACTTTGAACATGTTCACGGTGTCAGTCAGTTCCGCCGGATGCGGAAGCACCTGGGTTGGTATTGTACTGGCTTCCCACATGCTGCGGCGCTTCGAGCAAGCATGTTCCGACTGTCTTCGGTTGCCGGTGTCGAACAGGTCCTTTTGGACTACCGCGTGAATCATACTTCGGATACATCGACTGTGCCGATTAAGACCTCCCTCGATCCAGAGGAGGCTCTGACCCTTCCGGTCTCACGATGCGGGTGA
- a CDS encoding ATP-binding protein, with product MVSSLTCADSIAAEEVHAATAAFPNISRTRYIVLQSLIGVMLAYQLLFELAPTATRTTEGLIVIALLGVVAALSLVPISVLRTSWFNGMLVGIDTTLVTGTIYLSGNARSDLYLTYFILMLIAASLRRLSHVLAVSLLLCTGYGLMLYQGIAMTGTISAGHLLGVPVLLVMAVFYGMAMQSVGLERQQTSKLRHNIRQLKSAEVTLQNSLAQLEMRVNGLKQDLASTQTDLQQGQVERHGLERQLAEAQKMEAVGQITTGIAAEFSRLCSVIGKQTGVMLSRLRPEDPLYGPVDEIFKSGELAATLTAQLALLDNRTRQLHHVLSVSSLLEELSGAIRSLLSANIDCHISSDPLPLLAEMDREGLEQILLNVVVNARDAMPGGGRMTISAAHSQGPQCREGTRRIRWVRVEISDTGSGMNREIQSRMFEPFFSTKETNIGLGLTAVYGIVKQHGGEVEVSSQPGRGTVVRIYLPLADRSESKTQAVAPSLCARGDETILLVEPHEVARKLALGSLLRHRYKVLEASSSVEALLMVQHHAGGVHMTISELTMPDIGGRDLARRLLKQFPTMRTLFVSGYDDDAMCAHRINRKCLLRRPYRQSGLIEKVRELLDG from the coding sequence ATGGTCAGCAGTCTTACATGTGCCGACAGCATCGCGGCTGAAGAAGTGCATGCCGCAACGGCAGCTTTTCCAAATATTTCTCGGACCCGATACATAGTTCTGCAGTCATTAATCGGTGTGATGCTCGCCTACCAACTCCTGTTTGAGTTAGCACCGACCGCCACCAGGACAACGGAAGGTTTGATCGTCATTGCCTTGCTGGGGGTGGTGGCGGCTCTGTCTCTCGTTCCAATCTCTGTTCTCCGCACATCCTGGTTTAACGGCATGCTCGTGGGTATCGACACGACGCTTGTTACCGGGACCATTTACCTGTCAGGGAATGCTCGCTCCGACCTATACCTTACCTACTTTATTCTCATGCTCATCGCGGCCTCCCTCCGTCGCTTGTCCCACGTCCTTGCGGTTTCCCTGCTGCTCTGCACCGGATATGGGCTGATGCTGTACCAAGGTATAGCCATGACGGGAACTATTTCGGCGGGTCACTTGTTGGGGGTTCCAGTCCTGTTGGTGATGGCGGTATTTTACGGTATGGCCATGCAAAGCGTCGGACTAGAGCGTCAGCAGACATCGAAGTTGAGACATAATATTCGACAGCTCAAATCAGCAGAAGTCACGCTTCAAAATTCCCTTGCTCAATTGGAAATGCGAGTGAATGGGCTTAAACAGGATCTTGCCAGCACACAGACGGATCTCCAACAGGGGCAGGTCGAGCGTCACGGCCTCGAGCGTCAGCTTGCCGAGGCTCAAAAAATGGAAGCGGTCGGGCAGATAACGACCGGCATTGCTGCTGAGTTCAGCCGTCTCTGTTCGGTGATCGGAAAGCAGACCGGGGTCATGCTATCCCGACTGAGACCCGAGGATCCCTTGTATGGACCGGTGGACGAGATCTTCAAAAGCGGCGAGCTGGCGGCGACTCTGACGGCTCAATTGGCGCTGCTCGACAACAGAACCCGGCAACTGCATCACGTGCTGTCGGTCTCATCTCTCCTTGAAGAGCTGTCCGGGGCAATACGCAGCCTCCTGTCTGCGAACATCGATTGCCATATATCGAGCGATCCACTTCCGTTGTTGGCCGAGATGGATCGGGAGGGCTTGGAGCAGATCCTGCTCAACGTTGTCGTCAACGCACGGGATGCGATGCCGGGAGGAGGACGAATGACTATTTCGGCTGCGCATTCGCAGGGCCCTCAATGCCGCGAGGGAACGCGCCGTATACGATGGGTGCGGGTCGAGATTTCTGACACGGGAAGTGGTATGAATCGCGAGATTCAATCGCGCATGTTTGAGCCATTTTTTTCAACAAAAGAGACGAATATTGGTTTGGGACTGACCGCAGTGTACGGCATCGTGAAGCAGCATGGGGGTGAAGTGGAGGTGTCGAGCCAACCCGGCCGGGGGACCGTCGTTCGAATCTATTTGCCACTGGCTGACAGATCCGAATCGAAAACTCAGGCGGTCGCTCCCAGTCTGTGCGCTAGAGGGGACGAGACCATTTTGTTGGTAGAACCGCACGAAGTCGCCAGAAAATTGGCGCTGGGCTCGCTCTTAAGGCACCGGTATAAGGTTTTGGAGGCCAGTTCGTCTGTAGAGGCACTATTGATGGTACAGCATCATGCCGGAGGCGTGCATATGACCATCAGTGAGCTGACGATGCCGGATATCGGAGGGAGGGATTTAGCCAGACGCCTGCTTAAGCAGTTTCCGACGATGAGAACGCTCTTCGTGTCCGGGTACGACGATGACGCGATGTGCGCACATCGGATTAACAGAAAGTGTTTGCTGCGGCGTCCCTACCGTCAATCTGGGTTAATCGAAAAAGTTCGTGAATTGTTGGACGGTTAA
- a CDS encoding DUF692 family multinuclear iron-containing protein has protein sequence MPPFIPALNAFQQRLYGIPRLQIGLSVDCYSPDIFDLMRRLESRHLRPGYLEVFKATVAAMKAVRTEFPSMPLAYHGEGLWVTQPDFLQRSTLDEEIQEAVSQLGMLGSHWLNHECASKQFAGYSFGTYLPPLYTIESAAIIAENIDEVQRRLDRAQGGIGPLFLLEMPPLTYFGVGTMPIPEFFQHIAHLVSCGFVLDLGHLWTVYRYGGACKTMTLTEFVEDFIDRFPMDRVVEIHIAGLSQHESLDQSSGRDAHPMWIDAHAASIPPVLLDLLELVLEHRQLISLRGVALEVDTKPIDLTVHEYENITRRFRDRIGAIMDDRERNGQASATALDDRCAYDAHVSSEHRGRLSEDYKNYAKVLTGQMTPSGDMWAEVLKDRIGFDCYQSAYLPHEILCWGGELTTMFPDTCRELARSGVPLRSIVNWWFRDAMPSDRSYDFFLLKIERMTQFVIEHAPSLKSIVEREADLMRQAYHDANENIDPAGAATR, from the coding sequence ATGCCACCTTTTATACCTGCCCTCAATGCGTTTCAACAGCGGTTGTACGGCATCCCTCGATTGCAGATCGGCCTCTCGGTCGATTGCTATTCGCCGGACATCTTTGACCTCATGCGCCGGCTCGAGTCCCGTCACCTCCGTCCCGGTTATCTTGAGGTGTTTAAAGCCACGGTTGCCGCCATGAAGGCTGTTCGAACCGAGTTTCCGTCCATGCCGCTTGCGTATCATGGGGAAGGGCTATGGGTTACGCAGCCGGACTTTCTTCAAAGGTCCACGCTTGACGAGGAGATTCAAGAGGCGGTTTCCCAACTCGGGATGCTCGGCAGCCATTGGTTGAATCATGAATGTGCATCGAAGCAATTCGCGGGATATTCTTTCGGCACATATCTTCCCCCTCTTTATACAATCGAGAGTGCCGCGATTATTGCGGAAAATATCGATGAAGTTCAACGAAGACTCGATCGCGCCCAAGGCGGCATCGGACCGCTCTTTCTGCTCGAAATGCCTCCGCTGACGTATTTTGGCGTCGGAACAATGCCCATTCCGGAGTTCTTCCAGCATATTGCGCATCTTGTGTCCTGCGGCTTCGTGTTAGATCTCGGACATCTCTGGACGGTCTATCGGTACGGTGGAGCTTGCAAGACCATGACGCTGACGGAATTCGTCGAAGACTTCATCGACAGATTTCCTATGGACCGAGTCGTGGAAATTCACATTGCCGGATTGTCGCAGCACGAGTCTCTCGACCAGAGCTCCGGGCGCGATGCACACCCTATGTGGATCGATGCGCACGCCGCGTCAATTCCTCCAGTCCTTCTGGATCTCTTGGAACTCGTTCTCGAGCATCGACAACTGATCAGTCTACGGGGCGTGGCGTTGGAAGTGGACACGAAACCGATCGACCTGACTGTCCACGAGTATGAAAACATCACGCGACGGTTTCGAGATCGGATAGGCGCAATCATGGACGACAGAGAGAGGAATGGTCAGGCATCGGCCACGGCGTTGGATGACCGCTGCGCCTACGATGCGCACGTATCTTCCGAACACAGGGGGCGGCTGTCCGAGGACTATAAAAACTATGCCAAAGTTTTGACGGGACAGATGACCCCCTCTGGGGATATGTGGGCGGAGGTCCTGAAGGACAGAATTGGATTTGACTGCTACCAGAGCGCATATCTCCCGCACGAAATTCTCTGTTGGGGCGGAGAGTTGACGACCATGTTCCCTGACACCTGCAGGGAACTAGCGAGATCGGGTGTGCCCCTACGCAGTATAGTCAATTGGTGGTTTCGGGACGCCATGCCGAGTGATCGGTCGTATGATTTTTTTCTATTGAAGATCGAGCGCATGACCCAATTTGTGATTGAACACGCACCTTCGCTCAAGTCCATTGTCGAACGAGAAGCTGACTTGATGCGACAGGCCTATCATGATGCGAACGAGAATATTGACCCAGCGGGAGCGGCCACGCGATGA
- a CDS encoding LOG family protein — protein sequence MKTSPARSRPVLSNDEILAQVRSILESPEDDVHAALAKELLSGMLRLYDAHLNLLDLKIVNRAFKELRHAFRVFHGYRDRRKISIFGSARTPSDDPNYHLAFQFARRSVEEGFMVITGGADGIMRAAQEGAGRENSFGVNIMLPFEQGPNSTIADDPKLVTFKYFFTRKLIFQKEANAIALFPGGFGTHDEGFEILTLAQTGKSEPQPIICLQAPGCDYWDEWKAFITRQMLDRNLVSPEDMSLFKIVNSADEAVEEIRVFYRRFHSIRYVGRQLVMRLNSPISSSEVAGLHDQFRDLLSEGTFELRGHLAEELDEPDITRLPRLTFTSNRRSASRLRQLIDYINRI from the coding sequence ATGAAGACATCTCCCGCCCGCTCGCGCCCTGTGCTCTCGAATGACGAAATTCTTGCTCAAGTCCGATCCATACTGGAAAGCCCCGAGGACGATGTCCATGCTGCCCTAGCAAAAGAATTATTGAGCGGCATGCTTCGTCTGTATGATGCGCATCTGAACCTTCTTGATTTGAAAATCGTCAACCGGGCATTCAAGGAATTACGCCATGCCTTCCGCGTGTTTCATGGGTATCGCGACCGGCGGAAAATCAGCATTTTCGGATCGGCCAGAACACCATCGGATGATCCGAACTACCATCTGGCGTTTCAATTTGCACGACGCAGCGTCGAAGAGGGATTCATGGTCATCACCGGGGGCGCAGACGGAATCATGCGTGCCGCTCAGGAAGGTGCCGGTCGTGAAAACAGCTTCGGGGTCAACATCATGCTCCCGTTTGAGCAGGGGCCGAATTCCACCATTGCCGATGATCCCAAGCTCGTCACCTTCAAGTACTTCTTTACGAGAAAACTCATTTTTCAAAAGGAGGCGAATGCCATCGCCTTGTTCCCAGGCGGATTCGGCACCCATGACGAAGGGTTTGAAATCCTCACCTTGGCTCAAACCGGGAAAAGTGAGCCACAACCCATCATCTGTCTCCAAGCTCCTGGGTGCGACTATTGGGATGAATGGAAAGCCTTCATCACACGACAGATGCTCGATCGAAACCTGGTCAGCCCTGAAGACATGAGTTTGTTCAAGATCGTCAATTCTGCCGATGAAGCCGTCGAGGAGATCAGAGTCTTTTATCGCCGGTTCCATTCTATCCGTTATGTCGGCCGTCAGCTGGTCATGCGTCTCAACAGTCCGATTTCATCCTCTGAAGTCGCCGGATTGCATGATCAGTTTCGGGATCTTTTGTCCGAGGGCACATTCGAGCTTCGCGGTCATCTCGCCGAGGAACTTGACGAACCGGACATTACCCGCCTTCCACGCCTCACTTTCACGTCCAACCGCCGCAGCGCGAGTCGCCTCAGACAGCTGATCGACTACATTAATCGAATATAA
- a CDS encoding cyclic nucleotide-binding/CBS domain-containing protein, with product MTTNQKEASVSDPKASSPEAQPIAPTVVAHMMTPGVVQIPGDVSVSEAALMLEREHAPCLLIKDTETLFGIMTPVDIVKKVVAQGLEPHEIEVRTIMTRPVQFIEYNEALEEASTLMVATGAPVLIVTKQNQPVGVLSAHDLMLTPPRRPTRIPTVVTVMGELSTADQAHNATILQLSHLGALVESRTGMPTRSRVNMAFSLPGQNTPLTVDGKVLNSDSRPHESHNNVTGEMSAIEIQFTDLGNADLSRLKAWALQALPSLPQQS from the coding sequence ATGACGACGAATCAGAAAGAGGCATCAGTGTCCGATCCGAAAGCATCCTCCCCTGAGGCGCAACCGATTGCACCTACTGTGGTAGCGCACATGATGACACCAGGAGTCGTCCAGATTCCCGGAGATGTATCCGTCAGCGAGGCCGCCCTCATGCTCGAACGCGAGCATGCGCCGTGCCTTTTAATCAAAGACACTGAAACTCTATTTGGAATCATGACTCCGGTCGACATTGTAAAGAAAGTGGTCGCGCAGGGCCTTGAGCCCCATGAAATCGAAGTGCGCACGATCATGACGAGACCGGTTCAATTCATCGAGTACAACGAAGCGCTCGAGGAGGCCTCGACCTTGATGGTCGCCACCGGAGCGCCGGTCTTGATTGTCACCAAGCAAAATCAACCGGTGGGAGTATTGAGCGCCCATGATCTCATGCTCACCCCTCCCCGCCGCCCGACCAGAATTCCCACCGTGGTCACCGTTATGGGCGAGTTATCCACTGCCGATCAAGCTCACAATGCGACGATCCTGCAGCTCAGCCATCTTGGCGCTCTCGTAGAATCCAGAACCGGCATGCCGACCCGCAGCCGTGTGAACATGGCCTTCTCATTACCTGGCCAGAATACGCCGCTCACCGTAGATGGCAAAGTGCTGAACAGCGACAGTCGCCCCCATGAATCCCACAACAATGTCACTGGGGAGATGTCGGCGATCGAGATTCAGTTTACCGATCTCGGCAACGCAGATCTCTCCCGTTTGAAAGCCTGGGCGCTCCAAGCTCTGCCTTCCCTTCCTCAGCAGTCCTGA
- the purE gene encoding 5-(carboxyamino)imidazole ribonucleotide mutase, which produces MKNPRRTAAGVKKSKHLSPVVGILGGSKSDFPILEKAVAILTELGVPTELLVVSAHRTPDRLFTYAEQASSRGIEVIIAGAGGAAHLPGMLAAKTHLPVIGVPIPTEHLRGLDSLLSIVQMPRGIPVATVAIGGAENAGLLAAQILAGRYPSIAAEVKLYRQRQTEGVLRSPEATGTTSARMLQASKFHARS; this is translated from the coding sequence ATTAAGAACCCTCGGCGCACAGCCGCTGGCGTCAAAAAATCAAAGCATTTATCACCAGTTGTAGGAATTCTTGGCGGAAGCAAGTCCGATTTTCCCATTTTGGAGAAGGCGGTTGCCATCCTAACAGAACTTGGCGTACCGACCGAGCTGCTTGTCGTATCGGCCCATCGTACGCCGGATCGCCTGTTCACCTATGCGGAGCAGGCGTCCTCCCGAGGGATAGAGGTGATTATTGCGGGAGCGGGAGGAGCGGCGCATCTTCCAGGTATGCTGGCAGCCAAGACCCATCTTCCGGTCATCGGCGTTCCGATACCCACCGAGCATCTCCGCGGCCTGGACTCGTTGCTTTCGATTGTACAAATGCCTCGCGGCATTCCTGTTGCGACGGTCGCCATCGGCGGGGCGGAAAATGCCGGTCTGCTGGCAGCTCAAATTCTCGCCGGGCGCTATCCCTCTATTGCCGCAGAGGTCAAATTATACAGGCAAAGGCAAACCGAAGGTGTGCTCCGGTCTCCCGAAGCAACCGGCACCACAAGCGCGCGCATGCTGCAGGCATCAAAATTTCACGCTCGATCGTGA
- a CDS encoding DHHA1 domain-containing protein — protein MKFIPVKHGNPPPDGLSNERVVIVDFSYGREQLESMAKSTSALLVLDHHITAEKALAGLPYAYFDLKQSGAVLGWHWAHDEAVPWLLQYIQDKDLWSWALPASREINAAIASYPFDFQQWNRFTQQDLEHEGRAILRYEAELVSKLAAQAVLVDFNEETVPSVQSAVLTSQIGERLSAEHPFCIIWHDRDGRRYYSMRSREDGTDVGAIAASLGGGGHTHAAGFSVPLGPDGSLPPDPALPHAVIDRRRKSG, from the coding sequence GTGAAATTCATCCCCGTCAAACACGGGAACCCGCCTCCCGACGGCCTGTCAAATGAACGCGTCGTGATCGTGGATTTCAGTTATGGGCGAGAACAACTCGAGTCCATGGCCAAATCGACGAGCGCGCTTTTGGTGCTGGATCATCACATTACTGCCGAGAAAGCATTGGCCGGTCTGCCCTATGCGTATTTTGATTTGAAACAGTCCGGTGCGGTTCTCGGATGGCACTGGGCACACGATGAGGCGGTTCCCTGGTTGCTGCAATATATTCAAGACAAAGACCTTTGGAGTTGGGCGTTGCCAGCCAGTCGGGAAATCAATGCGGCCATCGCCTCATATCCCTTCGACTTCCAGCAGTGGAACCGGTTCACTCAACAAGACCTCGAGCATGAAGGCCGCGCCATCCTGCGGTATGAGGCCGAACTTGTCAGCAAACTGGCCGCGCAAGCGGTGCTTGTCGATTTCAATGAAGAAACGGTCCCTTCGGTTCAGAGCGCCGTCCTGACCAGCCAAATTGGGGAACGATTGTCGGCAGAGCATCCCTTCTGCATTATTTGGCACGATCGTGACGGACGACGGTATTACAGCATGCGTTCCCGCGAGGACGGCACGGATGTCGGGGCCATTGCCGCATCGCTGGGAGGAGGAGGGCACACACATGCAGCAGGATTTTCCGTTCCGCTGGGACCCGATGGATCACTTCCTCCCGACCCTGCTCTTCCCCACGCCGTGATTGACCGTCGGCGCAAATCCGGGTAA